Proteins encoded together in one Triticum dicoccoides isolate Atlit2015 ecotype Zavitan chromosome 7B, WEW_v2.0, whole genome shotgun sequence window:
- the LOC119341847 gene encoding uncharacterized protein LOC119341847: MRRVAHLILVLSTSPPERTELMGLKAAVFLSVPAAVTPTLRRHNLSPSSYRSSRASASRISAAVMATAVQPAVVVGGGRVGQALLSMGPSSGGDLLLRRGEALPPAAPAGPILVCTRNDDLDGVLDATPKSRWQDLVFFQNGMLDPWLESKGLAGANQVLAYFAVSKLGEPPIDGITDANPEGLTAAFGNWAPAVAARLQNGGLTCKVLEKEAFEKQMLEKLIWISAFMLVGARHPGATVGAVEKEHRSEVSSLIAELASAAAAERGLSFDEGMEERLCAYSRAVAHFPTAVKEFKWRNGWFYSLTEKALAEGKPDPCPLHKSWLKEIKVI, translated from the exons ATGCGCCGCGTGGCCCACCTCATCCTCGTCCTGTCGACCAGTCCGCCGGAACGTACGGAGCTGATGGGCCTCAAAGCCGCCGTCTTTCTCTCCGTCCCCGCCGCCGTCACGCCGACACTCCGCCGCCACAACCTCTCCCCCTCCTCCTACAGGAGCAGCAGGGCGTCCGCCTCCAGGATTTCAGCAGCGGTCATGGCCACGGCGGTGCAGCCGGCGGTTGTGGTGGGCGGCGGCCGGGTGGGACAGGCGCTGCTCTCCATGGGCCCCTCCTCCGGCGGGGACCTCCTGCTCCGCCGCGGCGAGGCGCTGCCGCCCGCCGCGCCGGCCGGGCCCATCCTCGTCTGCACCCGCAACGACGACCTCGACGGCGTGCTCGACGCCACACCCAAATCCCGATGGCAAG ATCTCGTCTTCTTCCAGAACGGTATGCTGGACCCGTGGCTGGAGAGCAAGGGCCTGGCCGGCGCCAACCAGGTGCTCGCCTACTTCGCCGTCTCCAAGCTCGGGGAGCCCCCCATCGACGGCATTACTGACGCCAACCCCGAGGGCCTCACCGCCGCCTTCGGCAACTGGGctcccgccgtcgccgcccgcctcCAAAACGGCGGCCTCACCTGCAAG GTGCTTGAGAAGGAAGCCTTTGAGAAGCAAATGCTGGAGAAGCTCATCTGGATTTCTGCCTTCATGCTCGTCGGAGCTCGCCATCCGGGGGCCACGGTTGGCGCGGTCGAGAAAGAGCACCGGTCCGAG GTATCCAGCCTCATAGCTGAATTGGCATCAGCTGCGGCTGCAGAGCGGGGGCTTTCTTTCGATGAGGGCATGGAAGAAAGGCTCTGTGCCTACTCCAGAGCCGTGGCACACTTCCCGACCGCCGTGAAAGAG TTCAAGTGGAGGAACGGTTGGTTCTACTCGCTCACTGAGAAGGCCCTCGCGGAAGGGAAGCCAGATCCATGCCCGCTCCACAAATCTTGGCTTAAGGAGATTAAGGTCATATAG
- the LOC119337082 gene encoding signal peptide peptidase-like 5 isoform X1: protein MAASAVLAVLLASALAGAAAGGDIVHQDDQAPKIPGCNNDFVLVKVQSWVGSNEGDEFVGVGARFGPKIVSKEKQATREPLTLADPIHACAPPKNNQVSGGVLLVERGKCKFTKKAKLAEAAGASGILIINSGTELYKMVCEKNETELDIHIPAVLLPKDAGQALRSLLTANTSSVGVQLYSPDRPVVDTAEVFLWLMAVGTVLCASYWSAWSAREAVTEQEKLLKDGHEVSLTVEGGGSSGIVDINVISAMMFVVVASCFLIMLYKLMSAWFIDLLVVIFCIGGVEGLQTCLVAILSRWFTSAAGSFVKVPFFGAISYLTMAVSPFCVVFAVLWAIYRQFPYAWIAQDILGIALIVTVIQIVRVPNLKVGSVLLSCAFLYDIFWVFVSKSLFHESVMIAVARGDNTDEDGVPMLLKIPRMFDPWGGYSIIGFGDILLPGLVVAFALRYDWAAKKKSLRSGYFLWSASAYGTGLLITYVALNLMDGHGQPALLYIVPFTLGTLMSLGWKRGELRNLWFKGEPERVCTHQGQGYVQMAKPPAAGDDQDDDEDEDDEEGKPSSS, encoded by the exons ATGGCGGCGTCGGCGGTGCTGGCGGTGCTGCTGGCGTCGGCGctggcgggggcggcggccggcggcgacatCGTCCACCAGGACGACCAGGCGCCCAAGATCCCCGGCTGCAACAACGACTTCGTCCTC GTCAAAGTGCAAAGCTGGGTGGGCAGCAACGAGGGCGACGAGTTCGTGGGCGTCGGCGCGCGCTTCGGCCCCAAGATCGTCTCCAAGGAGAAGCAGGCCACCCGGGAGCCGCTCACCCTCGCCGACCCCATCCACGCCTGCGCGCCTCCCAAAAACAA CCAGGTCTCCGGAGGCGTCCTTCTGGTCGAGAGAGGGAAATGCAAATTCACCAAGAAGGCCAAGCTCGCCGAGGCCGCCGGCGCCTCCGGGATACTCATCATAAACTCCGGCACCG AGCTGTACAAGATGGTCTGCGAGAAGAACGAAACGGAGCTCGACATACACATACCCGCAGTTCTCTTGCCCAAAGACGCGGGCCAGGCCCTGCGTTCGCTCCTTACGGCTAATACATCATCAG TTGGTGTGCAGCTATACTCTCCAGATCGTCCCGTGGTCGATACGGCGGAGGTGTTCCTCTGGCTCATGGCCGTCGGCACCGTCCTCTGTGCGTCCTACTGGTCAGCATGGAGCGCTAGAGAAGCCGTTACCGAACAGGAAAAGCTCCTGAAG GATGGACATGAAGTCTCACTGACTGTTGAGGGTGGAGGTTCTAGTGGCATCGTGGACATCAACGTGATATCGGCGATGATGTTTGTTGTCGTCGCGTCGTGCTTCCTGATAATGCTTTACAAGCTCATGTCCGCCTGGTTTATCGATCTGCTGGTTGTCATCTTCTGCATCGGCGGTGTAGAG GGCCTGCAAACATGCTTGGTGGCTATATTATCAAG ATGGTTCACATCTGCTGCGGGATCTTTTGTGAAGGTGCCGTTCTTTGGAGCAATCTCATACCTTACAATGGCGGTATCCCCATTCTGTGTTGTCTTTGCTGTTCTGTGGGCTATTTACCGGCAGTTTCCCTACGCTTGGATCGCCCAAGACATCCTT GGTATTGCGCTGATAGTCACTGTCATCCAGATCGTTAGAGTGCCTAACCTCAAG GTCGGTTCAGTCCTCCTGAGCTGTGCGTTCCTGTACGACATCTTCTGGGTGTTCGTCTCCAAGAGTTTGTTCCACGAGAGCGTGATGATTGCG GTTGCGCGTGGTGACAATACGGACGAAGACGGCGTGCCAATGCTGCTAAAGATCCCGCGGATGTTCGACCCGTGGGGCGGGTACAGCATCATTGGGTTTGGCGACATCCTTCTTCCTGGCCTGGTCGTTGCATTTGCATTAAG GTATGACTGGGCTGCGAAGAAGAAGAGCCTGCGATCCGGCTACTTCCTGTGGTCAGCGTCGGCCTATGGCACCG GGCTCCTGATCACGTACGTGGCGCTGAACCTGATGGACGGGCACGGGCAGCCGGCGCTGCTCTACATCGTGCCATTCACCCTGG GGACTCTGATGTCGCTGGGGTGGAAGCGGGGGGAGCTGCGGAACTTGTGGTTCAAGGGGGAGCCGGAGCGCGTGTGCACCCATCAGGGTCAGGGCTACGTGCAGATGGCCAAGCCTCCTGCTGCTGGTGATGAtcaagatgatgatgaggatgaggatgatgaggagGGCAAGCCATCTTCCTCTTAG
- the LOC119337082 gene encoding signal peptide peptidase-like 5 isoform X2, with protein MAASAVLAVLLASALAGAAAGGDIVHQDDQAPKIPGCNNDFVLVKVQSWVGSNEGDEFVGVGARFGPKIVSKEKQATREPLTLADPIHACAPPKNKVSGGVLLVERGKCKFTKKAKLAEAAGASGILIINSGTELYKMVCEKNETELDIHIPAVLLPKDAGQALRSLLTANTSSVGVQLYSPDRPVVDTAEVFLWLMAVGTVLCASYWSAWSAREAVTEQEKLLKDGHEVSLTVEGGGSSGIVDINVISAMMFVVVASCFLIMLYKLMSAWFIDLLVVIFCIGGVEGLQTCLVAILSRWFTSAAGSFVKVPFFGAISYLTMAVSPFCVVFAVLWAIYRQFPYAWIAQDILGIALIVTVIQIVRVPNLKVGSVLLSCAFLYDIFWVFVSKSLFHESVMIAVARGDNTDEDGVPMLLKIPRMFDPWGGYSIIGFGDILLPGLVVAFALRYDWAAKKKSLRSGYFLWSASAYGTGLLITYVALNLMDGHGQPALLYIVPFTLGTLMSLGWKRGELRNLWFKGEPERVCTHQGQGYVQMAKPPAAGDDQDDDEDEDDEEGKPSSS; from the exons ATGGCGGCGTCGGCGGTGCTGGCGGTGCTGCTGGCGTCGGCGctggcgggggcggcggccggcggcgacatCGTCCACCAGGACGACCAGGCGCCCAAGATCCCCGGCTGCAACAACGACTTCGTCCTC GTCAAAGTGCAAAGCTGGGTGGGCAGCAACGAGGGCGACGAGTTCGTGGGCGTCGGCGCGCGCTTCGGCCCCAAGATCGTCTCCAAGGAGAAGCAGGCCACCCGGGAGCCGCTCACCCTCGCCGACCCCATCCACGCCTGCGCGCCTCCCAAAAACAAG GTCTCCGGAGGCGTCCTTCTGGTCGAGAGAGGGAAATGCAAATTCACCAAGAAGGCCAAGCTCGCCGAGGCCGCCGGCGCCTCCGGGATACTCATCATAAACTCCGGCACCG AGCTGTACAAGATGGTCTGCGAGAAGAACGAAACGGAGCTCGACATACACATACCCGCAGTTCTCTTGCCCAAAGACGCGGGCCAGGCCCTGCGTTCGCTCCTTACGGCTAATACATCATCAG TTGGTGTGCAGCTATACTCTCCAGATCGTCCCGTGGTCGATACGGCGGAGGTGTTCCTCTGGCTCATGGCCGTCGGCACCGTCCTCTGTGCGTCCTACTGGTCAGCATGGAGCGCTAGAGAAGCCGTTACCGAACAGGAAAAGCTCCTGAAG GATGGACATGAAGTCTCACTGACTGTTGAGGGTGGAGGTTCTAGTGGCATCGTGGACATCAACGTGATATCGGCGATGATGTTTGTTGTCGTCGCGTCGTGCTTCCTGATAATGCTTTACAAGCTCATGTCCGCCTGGTTTATCGATCTGCTGGTTGTCATCTTCTGCATCGGCGGTGTAGAG GGCCTGCAAACATGCTTGGTGGCTATATTATCAAG ATGGTTCACATCTGCTGCGGGATCTTTTGTGAAGGTGCCGTTCTTTGGAGCAATCTCATACCTTACAATGGCGGTATCCCCATTCTGTGTTGTCTTTGCTGTTCTGTGGGCTATTTACCGGCAGTTTCCCTACGCTTGGATCGCCCAAGACATCCTT GGTATTGCGCTGATAGTCACTGTCATCCAGATCGTTAGAGTGCCTAACCTCAAG GTCGGTTCAGTCCTCCTGAGCTGTGCGTTCCTGTACGACATCTTCTGGGTGTTCGTCTCCAAGAGTTTGTTCCACGAGAGCGTGATGATTGCG GTTGCGCGTGGTGACAATACGGACGAAGACGGCGTGCCAATGCTGCTAAAGATCCCGCGGATGTTCGACCCGTGGGGCGGGTACAGCATCATTGGGTTTGGCGACATCCTTCTTCCTGGCCTGGTCGTTGCATTTGCATTAAG GTATGACTGGGCTGCGAAGAAGAAGAGCCTGCGATCCGGCTACTTCCTGTGGTCAGCGTCGGCCTATGGCACCG GGCTCCTGATCACGTACGTGGCGCTGAACCTGATGGACGGGCACGGGCAGCCGGCGCTGCTCTACATCGTGCCATTCACCCTGG GGACTCTGATGTCGCTGGGGTGGAAGCGGGGGGAGCTGCGGAACTTGTGGTTCAAGGGGGAGCCGGAGCGCGTGTGCACCCATCAGGGTCAGGGCTACGTGCAGATGGCCAAGCCTCCTGCTGCTGGTGATGAtcaagatgatgatgaggatgaggatgatgaggagGGCAAGCCATCTTCCTCTTAG